In the genome of Streptococcus oralis, one region contains:
- a CDS encoding SSURE domain-containing protein: MKFNPNQRYTRWSIRRLSVGVASVVVASGFFVLVGQPSSARADVVNPTPAQVVPDAASVSEKSDLPAEVLKKAVDVALPSEQADSAPKASLDTTSSSEKADATAKEPAVAPKEEVQAQPDSKKQTEDAVKPVESPAPTVSGQDREASEAQPATTPAEVQKGVADNTKDTVDVPATYLDKANFPGPFTAGVNQVIPYEFFAGDGMLTRLILKASDKAPWSDNGTAKNPALPPVEKLGKGLYFYEVDLAGTQGKSDKELLDLLKQNGTQSYKATIKVYGAKDGKPDLTNLVATKNLDVNLNGLTTPAEVQKGVADNTKDTVDVPASYLDKANFPGPFTAGVNQVIPYEFFAGDGMLTRLILKASDKAPWSDNGTAKNPALPPVEKLGKGLYFYEVDLAGTQGKSDKELLDLLKQNGTQSYKATIKVYGAKDGKPDLTNLIATKDLTVNLNGLTTPNQVKESVVNNVKDMIDVPASYLDKAKVPGPFLAGVNQVIPYEAFGGDGMLTRLLLKASDKAPWSDNGTAKNPALLPLEGLAKGQYFYEVDLNGNTVGKDGQALLDQLRANGTHTYLATVKVYGSKDGKPDLTNLIATRQVTIQLRGKEMATIPSQQGQMNTKPSETGSTGTTEGMMGTNHHMSDMKVDQPASSPMANMMKKDDKAMLPNTGEAKTATAGLGIFGLALAGLVGLLGLTTKRED; the protein is encoded by the coding sequence ATGAAATTCAATCCAAATCAGAGATATACTCGTTGGTCAATTCGCCGTCTTAGTGTCGGTGTTGCTTCAGTTGTTGTGGCTAGTGGCTTCTTTGTCCTAGTTGGTCAACCAAGTTCTGCACGTGCTGATGTCGTCAATCCGACCCCTGCCCAAGTCGTGCCAGACGCTGCTTCGGTGAGTGAAAAGAGCGACTTACCAGCAGAGGTTCTCAAAAAAGCAGTTGATGTAGCTCTTCCTTCAGAACAAGCAGACTCAGCACCTAAAGCAAGCTTGGATACTACAAGCTCTTCAGAAAAAGCGGACGCAACTGCTAAAGAGCCGGCAGTAGCGCCAAAAGAAGAAGTACAAGCACAACCTGACTCTAAGAAACAAACAGAAGATGCAGTTAAACCTGTGGAAAGTCCTGCGCCTACAGTTTCTGGACAAGACCGTGAAGCTAGTGAAGCGCAACCAGCGACCACCCCAGCTGAAGTCCAAAAAGGTGTGGCTGACAATACAAAAGATACAGTGGATGTCCCAGCCACTTACTTGGACAAGGCTAACTTCCCTGGTCCCTTCACAGCCGGTGTCAACCAAGTCATTCCATACGAATTCTTCGCTGGAGACGGCATGTTGACTCGCCTGATCTTGAAAGCATCTGATAAGGCTCCATGGTCAGACAACGGAACAGCTAAAAATCCCGCTCTCCCACCAGTAGAGAAATTGGGCAAAGGCCTTTACTTCTACGAAGTGGATTTGGCAGGCACCCAAGGAAAATCTGACAAAGAGTTGCTTGACCTTTTGAAACAAAATGGTACACAAAGCTATAAAGCTACTATCAAGGTGTACGGTGCGAAAGATGGCAAACCTGACTTAACTAATCTGGTAGCGACTAAAAATTTGGATGTCAACTTGAATGGTTTGACCACCCCAGCTGAAGTTCAAAAAGGTGTGGCTGACAACACCAAAGACACAGTAGATGTCCCAGCTAGCTACCTTGACAAAGCCAATTTCCCAGGACCATTTACAGCTGGTGTCAATCAAGTCATTCCATACGAATTCTTCGCTGGAGATGGCATGTTGACTCGTCTGATCTTGAAAGCTTCAGACAAAGCTCCATGGTCAGACAATGGAACGGCTAAAAATCCAGCTCTCCCACCAGTAGAAAAATTGGGCAAAGGCCTTTACTTCTACGAAGTGGATTTAGCAGGCACTCAAGGAAAATCTGACAAAGAGCTGCTTGACCTCTTGAAACAAAATGGTACACAAAGCTATAAAGCTACTATCAAGGTGTACGGTGCGAAAGACGGCAAGCCTGACTTAACTAACCTCATAGCGACTAAAGATTTGACTGTTAATTTGAATGGCTTGACCACACCAAATCAGGTCAAAGAGTCTGTTGTTAACAATGTCAAAGACATGATTGATGTTCCAGCTAGCTACCTTGATAAGGCTAAGGTTCCTGGACCTTTCTTGGCCGGTGTCAACCAAGTTATTCCATACGAAGCTTTTGGTGGAGATGGTATGTTGACTCGCCTCTTGTTAAAAGCCTCAGACAAAGCTCCATGGTCTGACAATGGAACAGCGAAGAACCCAGCGCTATTGCCACTTGAAGGCTTGGCTAAAGGTCAATATTTCTACGAAGTGGATTTGAATGGCAATACGGTTGGCAAAGATGGTCAGGCCTTGCTGGATCAACTTCGAGCTAACGGAACACATACATACCTAGCTACTGTTAAAGTCTATGGCTCTAAAGATGGCAAACCTGATTTGACCAATCTGATTGCTACTCGTCAAGTAACGATTCAGCTTCGTGGAAAAGAAATGGCGACAATACCATCTCAACAAGGTCAGATGAATACGAAGCCTTCTGAAACAGGCTCTACAGGTACAACTGAGGGTATGATGGGTACAAATCACCATATGTCAGATATGAAAGTAGATCAACCAGCTTCTAGCCCAATGGCTAATATGATGAAAAAAGATGATAAAGCGATGTTACCAAATACTGGGGAAGCTAAAACGGCTACAGCTGGCCTTGGTATCTTTGGTCTAGCCTTGGCAGGTCTTGTTGGACTTTTGGGTTTGACAACCAAACGAGAAGATTAA
- a CDS encoding helicase-related protein: MTENKDLETEIFQRKVIDNRHLSMTDTFKYLISDSGTQTLRLGVGYFYISGLILIKDEFLQFMNERNGRVQIIMGNQTNHETVSVLDVKTSQEYRAELPQLMSADLDGILSEEDFLKQVRQWISEGRIEIKVYIGDANYFHAKSYLFSRSFESSQGKAIVGSSNFSKNGLIGNTELNVLGQDNYFALNDWFSELWESDEVDNFASELIEIVKSKFPNWQKGKPYKSTWETYYDFAQIFGKPYAEFNEETEWSEFLYPHQKTGIIDIWDKLNTFSTAVLSDGVGLGKTRTTAGIVKLSLERQPDLKTLIIADNKLKVQWTEELAILGISDSHFQYISREKLALSTGKDLEKIAEFFDLIIVDEAHLGFKNRGTRAYRNLQLVDKHSQNLGKKMKGLMLTATPWNNSRKDVLNLGSLFLDIDSIPANRRYQQYFLFGNNQRVINKLVTDDVAFSEFWEDLFLQRTRKTYGGQNVNFANRKFPTVEIPYEPRKNKIFTDNFERISNLNFPYMDAIRYINPERNDMSGDRLKLMLLKRADSSWQSYLKSLEGIRDKNTTLLKQLDIVENSSNPTSEFKMFLSRKYGLDEYLSKNVGLLTTDIDFDDFSDASLLSQYQFDSSIKKRRYYEKISKQIDDIKPKLAKVTITKMKSDAISDDEILNNLINELRSSYEFIDEKFDKVKQKIVLELSRGRKVILISQFSDTARYYYDKLLNDAELSDDNMGLITGNDDENRVGRYPETKKEILDRFSPLSKNRQDIFGTVQEINLLVGTDTISTGQNLQDAIVLMNLDLPYNPMILEQRIGRIDRPRQDTEVNEIYIYTFPVYEAIDVELKMSERLGKKMAGVLSDTEFDDMVLPEYTSYLEDVKSKKGEAIRDMLDETVEKTIFKSGLRSEKHSSEFKEANKRLYDLKISKITRINNPVFKTYSFSGNSNDHSILVGRVFFNDVNGAPIAKSDRIFDLNNLENEEIINAERHLRLASSKTIVSTADLPQEKAQFLIEKAQEQLNSHKQSLVDTYNCAIETAETNYKSLQNKVSESAAVKISQSVKDKGIVSLILSRIEEAGLKPTDVRKIAYYIRMIDEESELYQYVKEIDADVNRFWHEFEDYAEIFDFANLDSSIGSKVVRSSNRQASVDKTEIEILFGNIVVE, encoded by the coding sequence ATGACAGAAAATAAGGATTTAGAAACAGAAATTTTTCAACGCAAGGTAATTGATAACAGACACCTCTCGATGACTGACACGTTCAAATATCTCATCTCAGATTCAGGCACGCAGACCTTGAGACTTGGAGTAGGCTATTTTTACATTTCGGGCCTCATTCTGATTAAAGATGAATTTCTTCAATTTATGAATGAACGAAATGGTCGTGTACAAATTATTATGGGAAATCAAACTAACCATGAAACGGTAAGTGTTCTGGATGTGAAAACAAGCCAAGAGTACAGAGCCGAGCTTCCGCAGCTAATGAGCGCAGACTTGGATGGTATTCTAAGCGAAGAAGATTTCTTAAAGCAAGTGAGACAATGGATTAGTGAAGGGCGCATTGAGATTAAAGTCTACATAGGAGACGCCAATTATTTCCATGCTAAATCATACCTATTCTCAAGAAGTTTTGAAAGTAGCCAAGGGAAAGCTATTGTAGGTTCTTCAAACTTTTCAAAAAATGGTTTGATAGGAAATACAGAATTAAATGTCTTAGGACAGGATAATTATTTTGCCTTGAATGATTGGTTCTCAGAACTTTGGGAGTCGGATGAGGTGGATAATTTCGCAAGTGAATTGATAGAAATAGTAAAAAGCAAATTTCCAAATTGGCAAAAAGGTAAACCCTATAAATCAACATGGGAGACCTACTATGATTTTGCCCAGATATTTGGTAAGCCTTATGCTGAGTTTAACGAGGAAACTGAATGGTCAGAATTTCTCTATCCTCACCAAAAAACAGGGATTATCGATATTTGGGATAAACTGAATACATTTAGTACTGCTGTATTATCAGATGGTGTTGGACTTGGGAAAACAAGGACAACAGCTGGCATTGTCAAGCTGAGTCTAGAAAGGCAACCAGACTTAAAGACCTTGATTATTGCTGACAATAAGCTAAAGGTTCAGTGGACAGAGGAACTTGCAATCTTAGGTATTTCAGACTCACACTTTCAATATATCTCAAGAGAAAAGTTAGCTTTATCAACCGGTAAAGATCTTGAAAAAATTGCTGAATTCTTTGATTTGATTATCGTTGATGAGGCTCATTTAGGATTTAAGAATAGAGGAACTAGAGCCTATAGAAACTTACAATTAGTAGATAAACATTCTCAAAACCTTGGGAAAAAGATGAAAGGACTTATGCTTACGGCAACTCCTTGGAATAACAGCCGAAAAGATGTTTTGAATTTAGGAAGCCTCTTCTTAGATATAGATAGTATTCCAGCTAATAGACGCTATCAACAATATTTTCTATTTGGAAACAATCAACGAGTTATTAATAAACTTGTTACGGATGATGTAGCCTTTAGCGAATTTTGGGAAGATTTATTCTTACAAAGGACCCGTAAGACTTATGGTGGTCAGAACGTCAATTTTGCCAATCGTAAATTTCCAACTGTCGAAATACCATACGAACCAAGAAAAAACAAAATCTTTACGGATAATTTTGAACGTATCTCAAATTTAAATTTCCCGTATATGGATGCAATACGATATATTAATCCAGAGAGAAATGATATGAGTGGTGACCGCCTGAAATTAATGCTACTAAAACGAGCAGATTCAAGTTGGCAATCATATTTGAAGTCACTGGAAGGTATTAGAGATAAAAACACAACTTTACTTAAACAGCTAGATATAGTAGAAAATTCATCAAATCCAACAAGTGAATTCAAGATGTTTTTATCAAGGAAATATGGTTTAGATGAATATTTATCAAAAAATGTTGGACTCTTGACGACTGATATTGATTTTGATGATTTTAGTGATGCTTCACTTCTTTCTCAATACCAATTTGATTCAAGTATAAAAAAACGTCGCTACTATGAAAAAATAAGTAAACAGATTGACGACATTAAACCAAAACTTGCGAAAGTAACGATCACTAAAATGAAGTCAGACGCTATCAGTGATGATGAGATTTTAAATAACCTGATTAATGAATTACGGTCATCTTATGAATTTATCGATGAGAAATTTGATAAAGTCAAACAGAAGATTGTTCTGGAGCTCTCACGTGGTCGGAAAGTTATCTTAATTTCACAGTTTTCTGATACAGCAAGATATTACTATGATAAATTGCTGAATGATGCTGAACTATCCGATGACAATATGGGATTGATAACAGGAAATGATGATGAAAATCGTGTGGGAAGATACCCAGAAACGAAGAAGGAAATTCTAGATAGATTCTCTCCGTTATCAAAAAATCGTCAGGATATTTTCGGTACTGTCCAAGAAATTAATCTTTTGGTGGGTACAGATACGATTTCCACTGGCCAAAACTTGCAAGATGCGATTGTTCTTATGAATTTAGACTTGCCATATAATCCGATGATATTAGAACAGAGAATTGGTCGCATTGATAGACCGCGACAAGACACTGAGGTTAATGAAATTTATATATACACATTCCCAGTATACGAAGCTATTGATGTGGAACTCAAGATGTCTGAACGACTTGGAAAAAAAATGGCTGGGGTGCTCTCTGATACAGAATTTGATGACATGGTTTTACCTGAGTATACATCTTATCTTGAGGATGTAAAGAGCAAAAAAGGTGAAGCAATTAGGGATATGTTGGACGAAACTGTAGAAAAAACAATATTCAAAAGTGGGCTAAGATCTGAGAAACACTCGTCAGAGTTTAAAGAAGCAAATAAGAGACTTTATGATCTGAAAATATCAAAGATAACACGGATAAATAATCCAGTTTTCAAGACATATAGCTTCTCAGGGAATAGTAATGATCATAGTATATTAGTAGGTAGAGTGTTCTTCAATGATGTAAATGGAGCGCCAATAGCAAAATCTGATAGAATTTTTGATCTTAATAATCTAGAAAATGAAGAAATTATAAATGCAGAAAGACATCTAAGGTTAGCTAGTTCAAAAACAATTGTTTCAACAGCAGATTTACCACAGGAAAAAGCACAGTTTCTTATAGAGAAAGCTCAAGAACAGCTCAATAGTCATAAGCAATCTTTAGTAGATACATATAATTGTGCAATTGAGACAGCAGAGACCAACTATAAAAGTTTGCAAAATAAAGTTTCTGAAAGTGCAGCAGTGAAAATCAGCCAAAGTGTTAAAGATAAGGGAATTGTTTCACTCATTTTGAGTCGTATAGAAGAGGCTGGTTTGAAACCTACAGATGTTAGAAAGATTGCCTATTATATTCGCATGATTGATGAAGAGAGTGAATTGTATCAGTATGTTAAAGAGATTGATGCCGATGTAAATCGATTCTGGCATGAATTCGAAGATTATGCTGAAATATTCGATTTTGCTAATTTAGATTCATCCATAGGTTCAAAAGTTGTTAGGTCGTCTAATCGTCAAGCAAGTGTTGACAAAACAGAAATTGAAATCTTGTTTGGGAATATAGTAGTTGAATAG
- the rpsD gene encoding 30S ribosomal protein S4 yields MSRYTGPSWKQARRLGLSLTGTGKELARRNYVPGQHGPNNRSKLSEYGLQLAEKQKLRFTYGVGEKQFRNLFVQATKIKGGILGFNFMLLLERRLDNVVYRLGLATTRRQARQFVNHGHILVDGKRVDIPSYRVTPGQVISVREKSLKVPAILEAVEATLGRPAFVSFDAEKLEGSLTRLPERDEINPEINEALVVEFYNKML; encoded by the coding sequence ATGTCACGTTATACAGGACCATCTTGGAAACAAGCTCGTCGCCTTGGCCTTTCACTTACAGGTACAGGTAAAGAATTGGCACGTCGTAACTACGTACCAGGACAACACGGACCAAACAACCGTTCTAAATTGTCAGAATACGGTTTGCAATTGGCTGAAAAACAAAAACTTCGTTTCACTTACGGTGTAGGTGAAAAACAATTCCGTAACTTGTTCGTACAAGCTACAAAAATCAAAGGCGGAATCCTAGGTTTCAACTTCATGCTTCTTTTGGAACGTCGTTTGGATAACGTTGTTTACCGTCTTGGTCTTGCGACTACTCGTCGTCAAGCTCGTCAATTCGTAAACCACGGTCACATCCTTGTTGACGGAAAACGCGTTGATATCCCATCATACCGCGTAACTCCAGGTCAAGTGATCTCAGTTCGTGAAAAATCATTGAAAGTTCCAGCAATCCTTGAAGCAGTAGAAGCTACTCTTGGACGTCCAGCATTCGTATCATTCGACGCTGAAAAATTGGAAGGTTCATTGACTCGCTTGCCAGAACGCGACGAAATCAACCCAGAAATCAACGAAGCACTTGTCGTTGAATTCTACAACAAAATGCTTTAA
- a CDS encoding TrkH family potassium uptake protein, which yields MLFKSFLEKIRTTLGRLSPARRIFLSFALVIFLGSLLLSLPFVQATTSQATYFDHLFTTVSMVCVTGLFTQPVASTYNIWGQLICMLLIQIGGLGLMTFIGIFYIQGKQKLSLRGRETIQESFSYGETQSLKDFIRSIFLTTFLVEGIGAFLLSFRFIPEFGWGRGVLTSVFLAVSAFCNAGFDNFGSTSLAAFQTDPLINLVIAGLIITGGLGFMVWFDLATQIGKKEKRRLRFHTKLVLFLTAGILLFGTVSTLFIEWNNPGTIGNLSAPEKLLVSFFQTVSMRTAGFASIDYTQARPVTLFIYILQMFLGGAPGGTAGGLKITTFFVLLVFARSELLGLPHANVARRTIEPRTVQKSFSVFIIFLLTFLLGLILLGITAEGNPRFIYLMFETISALATVGVTANLTPELGKIALSIVMLLMFIGRIGPLTLLVSVAEYQPDKKDTIHYMKADITIG from the coding sequence ATGTTATTCAAATCTTTTTTGGAAAAAATCAGGACGACACTGGGACGTTTATCGCCAGCCCGTCGCATCTTTTTAAGTTTTGCCCTAGTAATCTTCTTGGGTTCTCTCCTTTTAAGTCTCCCCTTTGTGCAAGCAACAACGTCACAAGCGACCTACTTTGACCATCTCTTTACGACCGTGTCCATGGTCTGTGTGACAGGGCTCTTTACCCAGCCGGTAGCCTCTACTTACAATATATGGGGCCAGTTGATCTGTATGCTCTTGATCCAGATTGGCGGTTTGGGTCTCATGACCTTTATCGGAATCTTTTATATCCAAGGCAAGCAAAAGCTCAGTCTTCGTGGTCGTGAGACTATTCAAGAAAGTTTCAGTTATGGAGAAACCCAGTCTCTAAAGGACTTCATCCGCTCAATCTTTCTGACGACTTTTCTGGTGGAAGGAATTGGTGCCTTTCTCTTGAGTTTCCGCTTTATCCCCGAATTTGGCTGGGGGCGAGGGGTGTTAACCTCTGTCTTTTTGGCTGTTTCAGCTTTCTGTAATGCTGGATTTGATAATTTTGGAAGTACGAGTTTGGCAGCTTTTCAAACGGATCCCTTGATCAATCTAGTGATTGCTGGTTTGATTATCACGGGTGGTCTAGGATTTATGGTCTGGTTTGACCTAGCGACCCAGATTGGGAAAAAGGAAAAACGTCGTCTTCGCTTTCATACCAAGTTGGTTCTCTTTTTAACGGCGGGAATTCTGCTCTTTGGAACCGTATCGACTTTGTTCATCGAGTGGAACAATCCTGGGACGATTGGAAATCTCAGCGCTCCAGAGAAACTACTGGTTAGTTTCTTCCAGACCGTCAGCATGAGAACGGCAGGTTTTGCCTCTATTGACTACACCCAGGCTCGACCGGTGACCTTGTTCATCTATATCCTACAGATGTTTCTAGGAGGGGCGCCTGGAGGGACAGCAGGGGGGCTCAAGATTACGACCTTCTTTGTCTTGTTGGTCTTCGCTCGTAGCGAACTATTGGGCTTGCCTCATGCCAATGTGGCTCGGAGGACCATTGAACCCCGAACCGTGCAAAAATCTTTCAGTGTCTTTATTATCTTCTTGCTGACCTTCTTGCTGGGCTTGATCCTGCTAGGGATAACAGCAGAGGGAAATCCGCGTTTTATCTACCTCATGTTTGAGACCATTTCAGCCCTTGCGACAGTTGGGGTGACGGCAAATTTAACACCAGAGCTAGGCAAGATAGCCCTCAGCATCGTTATGTTGCTGATGTTCATCGGCCGTATTGGTCCCTTGACACTACTGGTCAGTGTAGCGGAATACCAGCCAGACAAGAAAGATACGATTCACTATATGAAAGCAGATATCACTATCGGATAA
- a CDS encoding response regulator transcription factor: protein MKKTILLVDDEIDILDIQNRYLLQAGYDVLVAHDGKEGLELFRKKSIDLIITDIMMPNMDGYDFISEVQYIAPDQPFLFTTAKTSEQDKIYGLSLGADDFIVKPFSPRELVLRVNNILRRLSRGGETEQIEFGDLVINHVTHEVRIGEQPLELTVKSFELLWILASNPERVFSKTELYEKVWQEDYVDDTNTLNVHIHALRQELTKYTNSNAPAIKTVWGLGYKMERPRGRK, encoded by the coding sequence ATGAAAAAGACAATTTTGCTGGTTGATGATGAGATAGATATTTTAGATATTCAAAACCGCTATCTTTTACAAGCAGGTTACGATGTTTTGGTCGCCCATGATGGTAAGGAGGGATTAGAACTTTTCAGAAAAAAATCTATTGACCTTATTATCACAGATATCATGATGCCCAATATGGATGGCTATGATTTTATCAGTGAAGTTCAGTATATCGCTCCGGATCAACCCTTCCTCTTTACAACTGCTAAGACAAGCGAACAGGATAAGATTTATGGATTAAGTTTGGGGGCAGATGATTTTATAGTCAAACCCTTTAGCCCACGCGAATTGGTTTTAAGAGTGAATAATATCTTGCGTCGCCTTAGCCGTGGAGGAGAGACAGAACAGATCGAGTTTGGTGACTTGGTAATCAACCATGTGACTCATGAGGTCCGCATTGGGGAGCAACCTTTGGAATTGACAGTAAAATCCTTTGAACTTCTATGGATATTAGCCAGCAATCCCGAGAGAGTCTTTTCAAAGACGGAACTTTACGAGAAGGTATGGCAAGAGGACTATGTGGATGATACCAATACACTCAATGTTCATATCCATGCTTTGAGGCAAGAGTTGACCAAGTATACAAATTCAAATGCTCCTGCTATCAAAACTGTCTGGGGTTTGGGCTATAAGATGGAAAGACCAAGAGGTAGAAAATGA
- a CDS encoding HXXEE domain-containing protein, with the protein MAFYLLMFPPLFIFHDMEEIIGLVPWIHFNETLLAQKAPTILKIHKGITTEGFALAVFEEFILVLSITFLAYVTQSRALELVWLGGFVAFALHLLLHIGQSILLRKYIPALITSVLCFPVSAYLITDIVHLWQVSTSEFFLFSLVGSGIVVINLLFALWLGRKYSAWLAHYH; encoded by the coding sequence ATGGCGTTTTATCTTTTGATGTTTCCTCCACTTTTTATCTTTCACGATATGGAAGAAATTATCGGTCTTGTCCCTTGGATTCATTTCAACGAAACCTTGCTGGCCCAAAAGGCTCCAACTATTCTCAAGATCCACAAAGGAATTACAACAGAGGGATTTGCCCTCGCTGTTTTTGAGGAATTCATCCTTGTCTTATCCATCACTTTCTTAGCATATGTTACTCAATCTAGAGCGCTCGAATTGGTTTGGTTAGGGGGATTTGTAGCCTTTGCGCTTCATCTCTTGCTCCATATCGGACAATCAATCCTTCTTCGCAAGTATATTCCTGCTCTGATTACTTCTGTCCTCTGTTTTCCTGTCAGTGCTTATTTGATTACAGACATCGTACATTTGTGGCAGGTTTCGACTAGCGAATTTTTCCTATTTTCACTGGTCGGTTCAGGCATTGTCGTCATCAATCTCCTCTTTGCTCTCTGGCTTGGGAGAAAGTATTCCGCCTGGCTTGCCCATTACCATTAA
- a CDS encoding potassium channel family protein, whose translation MSDRTIGILGLGIFGSSVLAALAKHDMNIIAIDDHEERINQFEPVLARGVVGDITDEELLLSAGIDTCDTVVVATGENLESSVLAVMHCKSLGVPTVIAKVKSHTAKKVLEKIGADAVISPEFEMGRSLAQTILFHNSVDVFQLDKNVSIVEMKIPQSWAGKSLSQLDLRGRYNLNVLGFRAYENAPLDVQFGPNDLLQADAYIMAVINNQHLDTLAELSE comes from the coding sequence ATGTCAGATCGGACAATTGGAATTTTAGGCTTGGGAATTTTTGGGAGCAGTGTTTTGGCTGCCCTAGCCAAGCATGACATGAATATCATTGCTATTGATGACCACGAGGAACGCATTAATCAATTTGAACCTGTGCTGGCGCGTGGAGTAGTTGGCGATATTACGGATGAAGAACTCCTTCTATCAGCGGGGATTGACACCTGTGATACTGTAGTTGTCGCAACGGGTGAAAATCTGGAGTCCAGTGTTCTCGCGGTTATGCACTGCAAGAGTCTAGGAGTGCCGACCGTCATTGCCAAGGTCAAAAGCCATACAGCTAAAAAAGTTTTAGAAAAAATCGGTGCGGACGCAGTCATCTCACCAGAGTTTGAAATGGGGCGCTCTTTAGCGCAGACAATCCTCTTTCATAACAGCGTGGATGTCTTTCAGCTGGACAAGAATGTTTCGATTGTCGAGATGAAAATTCCCCAATCGTGGGCTGGTAAAAGCCTCAGTCAGTTAGATTTACGTGGGCGATACAACCTCAACGTACTAGGTTTTCGTGCCTACGAAAATGCTCCTCTAGATGTCCAATTCGGACCTAATGACCTCTTGCAGGCAGATGCCTACATCATGGCGGTCATTAATAACCAACATTTGGATACCCTAGCTGAACTGAGTGAGTAG
- a CDS encoding sensor histidine kinase, with amino-acid sequence MKLRNYILVGYLVSTLLTILVVFWAVQRMLIEKSEVYFLVGMTLIASFIGAAVSIFLLSPVFSSLKHLKKQAQDIASKDFSTEIETKGPLEFQELGQAFNDMSHNLQATFQSLDESEQEKRMMIAQLSHDIKTPITSIQVTVEGILDGVIKEEERLHYLTTIGRQTERLNKLVEELDVLTLNTQPQETADEEVEEVFLDQLLIESMSEFQLQIEQEERDVYIQVSPESAKIKSHSDKLSRILVNLLNNAFKYSEPGTRIEVLAQLTEQELTISVKDEGQGILPEDLGKIFKRLYRVETSRNMKTGGHGLGLAIARELAHQLGGEITAESQYGLGSKFTFSLNLK; translated from the coding sequence ATGAAATTAAGAAACTATATTTTAGTGGGGTATCTAGTGTCGACTCTACTAACGATTTTGGTCGTTTTTTGGGCAGTCCAACGAATGTTGATTGAGAAAAGTGAAGTTTACTTTCTAGTTGGAATGACCTTGATTGCTAGTTTCATTGGCGCTGCAGTGAGCATCTTTCTTTTGTCGCCAGTGTTCTCTTCTCTGAAACACTTGAAAAAACAAGCTCAGGATATAGCCAGCAAGGATTTCAGCACAGAAATTGAAACCAAAGGACCATTAGAATTTCAAGAGCTGGGACAGGCTTTTAATGATATGTCCCACAATTTGCAGGCTACCTTTCAATCACTTGATGAGAGCGAGCAAGAAAAGAGAATGATGATTGCGCAGCTCTCTCACGATATTAAAACTCCCATTACCTCCATTCAGGTTACTGTTGAGGGAATTCTAGATGGAGTGATCAAGGAAGAGGAGCGGCTCCACTACTTAACCACGATTGGTCGGCAAACTGAGCGTCTAAACAAGCTAGTAGAGGAATTGGATGTTTTGACTCTTAACACACAACCTCAAGAAACTGCTGATGAAGAAGTCGAAGAGGTCTTTTTAGACCAGTTGCTGATTGAGTCAATGAGTGAATTTCAACTCCAGATTGAACAAGAGGAGCGGGATGTTTACATTCAAGTGTCACCTGAGTCGGCGAAAATCAAGAGCCATTCTGACAAACTCTCTCGCATTTTAGTTAATTTGTTAAACAATGCCTTTAAATATTCAGAACCAGGAACCAGAATCGAGGTTCTTGCCCAATTAACAGAACAAGAGCTGACAATCAGTGTGAAAGACGAGGGCCAGGGGATCCTTCCTGAGGATTTGGGAAAGATCTTTAAACGACTTTATCGTGTAGAAACTTCGCGCAATATGAAAACAGGGGGTCATGGCTTAGGTCTTGCGATTGCACGAGAACTAGCCCATCAGCTTGGCGGCGAAATCACAGCAGAAAGCCAGTATGGCTTAGGAAGCAAGTTTACATTCAGCCTTAATTTGAAATAA